From a region of the Cyclopterus lumpus isolate fCycLum1 chromosome 5, fCycLum1.pri, whole genome shotgun sequence genome:
- the LOC117730360 gene encoding nucleolar protein 56-like, which yields MEDGVHNEEEDDVEASEPEGLDSCDEEEAVLLHVLFEHASGYALFAVREVEEIGMLLPQVEESVLSLGKFNSMVSLAAFFPFKSAQGALENMNAISEGVVHADLKLFLETNLPLSGKKKATLGVSDAKIGAALQEEFSLSIQTGGVVAEIGRGVRLHFHALVKGLTALAASKAQLGLGHSYSRAKVKFNVNRVDNMIIQSIALLDQLDKDINTFSMRVREWYGYHFPELVKIVPDNSMYCRMAQLIGNRKELSEESLPSLEEVVMDGAKAQAILEASRSSMGMDISPIDLINIERFSTRVVSLASYRLELQEYLRSKMIQVAPNLAALIGDVVGARLISHAGSLTNLAKYPASTVQILGAEKALFRALKTKGNTPKYGLIFHSTFIGRAAAKNKGRISRYLANKCTIASRIDCFSELPTCVYGDKLREQVEERLSFYETGDVPRKNVDVMKEAMKEATDVVTELKRKLVKKEKKRKKREKKLQDENGDAEAENGDAETPVGKKKPAAEEMEVEDTPAKKKKKRRSETVEVPAEEVAATDNGAEETETPSKKKKKRKSETVAAEELPETPVSKKKKKKSTD from the exons ATGGAGGACGGAGTTcacaacgaggaggaggacgacgtaGAAGCTTCAGAGCCTGAAGGCCTCGACTCCTGCGACGAGGAGGAAGCA GTGCTGCTCCACGTGTTGTTCGAGCACGCCTCGGGCTACGCGCTGTTCGCcgtcagagaggtggaggagatcgGCATGCTGCTgcctcaggtggaggagagcgTGCTGAGCCTCGGGAAGTTCAACAGCATGGTGAGCTTGGCTGCCTTCTTCCCCTTCAAGTCGGCCCAGGGggctctggagaacatgaacgCCATTTCTGAAG GTGTGGTTCACGCTGACCTGAAGTTGTTCCTGGAGACCAACCTTCCTCTTTCTGGGAAGAAGAAAGCGACGTTGGGGGTTTCAGATGCCAAGATTGGAGCCGCTTTACAAGAAGAGTTTAGCCTCTCCATCCAGACTGGAGGGGTGGTGGCAGAGATCGGCCGAG GTGTGCGTCTGCACTTCCACGCCCTCGTGAAGGGCCTGACTGCCCTGGCTGCCTCCAAGGCCCAGCTGGGTTTGGGCCACAGCTACTCCAGAGCTAAAGTAAAGTTCAACGTCAACCGCGTGGACAACATGATCATACAGTCCATCGCTCTGCTGGACCAGCTGGACAAGGACATCAACACGTTCTCCATGCGTGTCCG TGAATGGTACGGCTACCACTTCCCAGAGCTGGTCAAGATCGTGCCGGACAACTCTATGTACTGCCGCATGGCTCAGCTCATCGGGAACAGGAAGGAGTTGTCAGAAGAGAGTTTGCCGAGTCTAGAAGAAGTGGTGATGGACGGCGCCAAGGCTCAGGCCATTCTGGAGGCCTCCCGTTCCTCCATGG GTATGGACATCTCTCCCATTGACCTGATCAACATAGAGAGGTTCTCCACTCGGGTGGTGTCTCTGGCCAGCTATCGGCTGGAGCTGCAGGAGTACCTGCGCTCCAAGATGATCCAAGTGGCTCCAAATCTAGCGGCCTTAATTGGAGACGTG GTGGGAGCTCGTCTGATCTCCCATGCCGGCAGCCTGACCAACCTGGCCAAGTACCCGGCCTCCACAGTCCAGATCCTGGGAGCAGAGAAGGCCCTTTTCAG AGCCCTGAAGACTAAAGGCAACACCCCCAAGTACGGGCTCATCTTCCACTCCACCTTCATTGGCCGCGCGGCCGCCAAGAACAAAGGCCGCATCTCCAGATATCTGGCCAACAAGTGCACCATCGCCTCCCGCATCGACTGTTTCTCTG AGCTCCCCACATGCGTCTACGGGGACAAGCTGCGTGAACAGGTGGAGGAGCGCCTGTCCTTCTATGAAACTGGAGACGTGCCCCGGAAGAACGTGGACGTCATGAAGGAGGCCATGAAAGAG gcCACTGATGTCGTAACTGAGCTCAAGAGAAAactggtgaagaaggaaaagaaacgcAAGAAGCGTGAAAAGAAGCTGCAGGATGAAAACGGCGACGCTGAG gctgaGAATGGAGACGCAGAAACCCCCGTCGGGAAGAAGAAGCCAGCGGCCGAGGAGATGGAGGTAGAGGACACGCcagccaagaagaagaagaaacgcaGATCTGAGACTGTGGAGGTTCCTGCAGAGGAAGTCGCTGCCACAGATAACGGAGCAGAGGAAACTGAAACTCcttccaagaagaagaagaaacgcaAATCTGAGACTGTGGCTGCAGAAGAGCTCCCAGAAACACCGGtgtccaagaagaagaagaaaaagtccaCAGATTAG